Proteins encoded within one genomic window of Psilocybe cubensis strain MGC-MH-2018 chromosome 2, whole genome shotgun sequence:
- a CDS encoding N-acetylglucosamine-6-phosphate deacetylase — protein MTSTNALICFTNCLLPQEDGSLVARDLWIDEASGTILNAQETFYMRRERPDRIIDVGGNILSPGFLDIQINGAYNFDFSVYENDDEKYRQGMKMIAERIVETGVTSYVYLLSTQEKSIYPKLLSLLKPFSTQTSATLLGWHAEGPFIDLTKRGAHAPAYLLPAVDGFKSFEDVYGAENLVDGGEWVKPNNDPAVRLITAAPEIPGVMTALDEFNKRGIAFSIGHSVATTEIATAAVQHGARLITHLFNAMPQLHHRDPSIIGLLGASPHLSSPTPLAPQLPCALPESIPSFELPGAQVIESPTEKEESAFQTSSEAFDDSGIITPKREGTILNGHAPSSKQPFKKQSRPSLHLDKGQIADMAFERPYYGLIVDGIHCHPNSVRLAYSSYPEGCILITDAMKILDPNLKDGIHEWRDGKRFLKDGAKLFIEGTTTLAGSVVTLDHCVRNLSRFTGCSLGEAIKCATYNPARCLGIENKKGTLRPGAHADLIILDRQGIVLSTWVKGVKHPIIVTASRVARGASQNESRGAPSHDRSAVTVITRAVARLSVTVLTSQHFNKLKAEPLGQMRSPIPSFRISAKDSEPIAPDLPPELLSYVFQLAQPCQYTHNKVPRIEITVSHVCGYWRAVALTEPRLWNHISIHSNRSLKRIPTYLERSGPTLLLDIDVDVYHYDKTLLAIDAIPKATLFQKAVGAYILQNIHRIRRLSCICYSKQTLINIMRPISKSTAPGIQSLVMKYDICSDEGNHIQNNRSTPVLNGGAPRLWYLESDMIDTRSNLDSLRNLTTLDLHIVAGTTRHTYDSFVEMLKAPRALQYLSIEGNINMNTWPLHTGGPQFVLKKLTGLRLISLGIVAAKFLLSVSAPQLKSLWLDTNSDNFHFLFDAPQMVVTDGRSKFPALKYLTTLSGSLADCVKFSEIFPTVTHLHLARPFFSAVNTLQKALEDGWASMDTLVFTMFRESRSARDRLYGILHAILVHRRTHGRPIRRFLLDRDHFQDMMTNFPTISANVEAHVIESTNYDEVWWNKADKQEL, from the exons ATGACATCCACAAACGCGCTCATTTGCTTCACTAATTGCTTACTTCCGCAGGAAGATGGGAGCTTGGTGGCCCGAGACTTGTGGATTGACGAAGCAAGCGGCACCATCCTCAATGCTCAG GAAACGTTTTATATGCGTAGAGAGCGCCCAGACAGAATCATTGACGTTGGCGGAAACATCCTGAG TCCTGGCTTTTTAGATATTCAAATCAATGGCGCTTATAATTTCGACTTCTCTGTATATGAAAACGATGACGAGAAATACCGTCAGGGTATGAAGATGATTGCCGAAAGGATTGTAGAAACTGGAGTCACTTCGTATGTCTATTTGCTTTCA ACTCAAGAGAAATCGATATACCCAAAGCTACTGAGTTTACTAAAACCATTTTCTACACAAACATCCGCAACCCTCTTGGGATGGCATGCAGAAGGCCCATTTATTGATCTCACAAAACGAGGAGCTCACGCTCCCGCGTACCTTTTACCAGCAGTAGATGGATTTAAATCTTTCGAAGACGTTTATGGCGCTGAAAATCTTGTTGACGGAGGGGAATGGGTCAAACCAAACAATGATCCTGCTGTTCGGCTGATCACCGCTGCACCTGAAATTCCCGGTGTAATGACAGCATTGGACGAATTTAACAAGAGGGGTATTGCGTTCTCCATAGGACACAG TGTTGCGACAACAGAAATTGCCACAGCGGCCGTGCAGCATGGTGCACGATTAATTACACATCTCTTCAATGCAATGCCCCAGCTACACCATCGAGACCCCTCTATCATCGGTTTGTTAGGAGCATCTCCGCATCTTTCGTCTCCAACTCCACTGGCTCCTCAACTTCCATGCGCGTTGCCAGAGTCGATCCCTTCCTTTGAACTTCCCGGCGCCCAAGTCATCGAAAGTCCTACTGAAAAGGAAGAATCTGCCTTCCAGACATCCTCAGAAGCATTCGATGACTCAGGAATAATTACTCCTAAGAGGGAGGGTACCATTCTCAACGGACACGCACCGTCGTCCAAGCAGCCGTTCAAGAAACAGAGCAGGCCGAGCCTCCATCTAGATAAAGGCCAAATTGCAGACATGGCTTTTGAGCGTCCATACTACGGTCTCATCGTCGATGGAATACATTGTCATCCTAATTCAGTCCGG CTGGCGTACTCTTCGTATCCTGAGGGCTGCATCTTAATCACAGACGCCATGAAAATTCTTGATCCAAATCTCAAGGATGGTATCCATGAGTGGCGTGATGGGAAAAGATTTTTGAAAGATGGTGCAAAACTATTCATTGAGGGAACGACTACTCTCGCCGGAAG CGTGGTTACATTAGACCACTGCGTCAGAAATTTATCTCGGTTTACTGGTTGCTCTTTAGGGGAGGCTATCAAATGCGCGACTTACAATCCAGCCAG ATGTTTAGGcattgaaaacaagaaaGGGACTCTACGCCCGGGAGCTCATGCTGATCTCATCATACTAGATAGGCAAGGTATTGTTCTTAGTACCTGGGTGAAGGGTGTCAAG CATCCAATCATAGTCACGGCTTCGCGCGTGGCACGCGGCGCGTCTCAAAATGAGTCACGCGGAGCGCCGAGTCATGACCGTTCTGCGGTAACAGTGATTACGCGCGCAGTTGCGCGCTT GTCCGTTACCGTCCTAACTAGCCAGCACTTTAACAAGTTGAAAGCTGAACCTTTGGGACAAATGCGAA GCCCAATTCCTTCCTTCCGCATATCGGCCAAGGATTCTGAGCCAATCGCCCCAGATTTGCCTCCGGAACTATTGTCCTATGTCTTTCAACTCGCACAACCGTGCCAGTACACGCATAACAAAGTTCCTCGAATAGAAATTACTGTCAGCCACGTCTGCGGCTACTGGAGAGCAGTCGCTCTGACGGAACCTCGTCTGTGGAATCATATCAGTATTCACTCGAATCGGTCGTTGAAGAGAATTCCAACATACCTGGAAAGATCTGGCCCCACACTTCTCCTAGACATCGATGTTGATGTCTACCATTATGACAAAACCCTGTTGGCGATTGACGCGATCCCAAAGGCAACTTTGTTCCAAAAAGCTGTTGGGGCGTATATACTTCAAAATATCCATCGAATTCGGAGACTCTCATGCATTTGTTACAGCAAACAGACTCTCATCAATATCATGCGCCCGATTTCGAAGTCGACAGCCCCCGGTATTCAGAGCCTTGTGATGAAATACGACATCTGCTCAGACGAAGGCAATCACATTCAGAACAATCGAAGTACACCTGTGTTAAACGGAGGTGCCCCTCGTCTATGGTATTTGGAGTCGGATATGATTGACACTCGATCAAATCTGGATTCACTTCGAAATTTAACCACACTTGACCTGCACATAGTCGCAGGCACGACTCGACACACTTACGATTCTTTCGTCGAGATGCTCAAAGCCCCGCGCGCACTCCAATACTTATCCATCGAAGGCAACATTAATATGAATACTTGGCCGTTACATACTGGTGGCCCACAGTTTGTACTGAAAAAATTAACAGGTCTTCGGTTAATTAGCCTCGGAATAGTTGCTGCAAAATTTTTGCTCTCTGTATCCGCTCCTCAACTCAAATCACTGTGGCTGGACACCAACTCGGACAATTTCCACTTTCTTTTCGACGCCCCACAGATGGTTGTCACCGACGGACGTTCAAAATTCCCGGCGCTCAAATATTTGACAACACTCAGCGGCAGTCTCGCTGATTGTGTAAAGTTCTCTGAGATCTTCCCCACTGTCACACACCTCCATCTCGCACGCCCATTTTTCTCAGCGGTGAATACGTTACAGAAGGCCCTGGAAGATGGCTGGGCATCCATGGATACCCTCGTCTTCACAATGTTCAGAGAGTCGCGTAGCGCCAGGGACAGACTTTATGGCATCCTTCATGCCATTCTGGTTCATCGTCGCACTCATGGACGTCCAATCAGAAGGTTTCTGCTTGACCGGGACCATTTTCAAGATATGATGACAAATTTTCCTACTATCTCTGCAAATGTAGAAGCACATGTCATCGAAAGTACAAATTACGACGAAGTTTGGTGGAACAAGGCTGACAAGCAAGAACTATGA
- a CDS encoding putative transporter (putative transporter C1039.04): MAQDLLYDEKNLENSKESSISSKLESANTEDDVAFERKTMRYVDWRILPVLALVYSFALIDRINMGAAQTAGMGVDLKLLVHNRFSIVNCLYFVPYTILQLPGNLVLRYFGVRNWLTFIVLAWGAVQLGMGFVHSWGYLVLCRVLLGIFEASFFPSLLFIISTWYTRHEVHVRLSIFYLLSVTAGGLSPILAYVFSLLKGRGGLAGWRYIFIIEGAITMFLAIITWLFIPAFPDQNTFLTEKQTAVVLRRIDEDRGDAIPDPITFQKVRKHLSDWTLWAYGTMFLCAAMPSYAQSYFLPSILKGMGWSQTKALLLSAPPYGPSIISTMIVAYYSDKQKHRCGYIVLGTMVCLTGLCLTAFAKHNGVRYFGTYLINAGNSAAIPTILAYASNNVVSHSKRSVQSAMTVSLGGIGGIMATTVFRTQDAPHYYPGLGASIGSQALLLTLLAATTLRFLYLNKATREGKRKEPLEGQPGFYYTL; encoded by the exons ATGGCCCAAGACTTACTGTATGACGAAAAGAACTTGGAAAACTCGAAGGAGTCTTCTATCAGCTCGAAGTTAGAATCTGCAAACACGGAAGATGATGTCGCTTTTGAAAGAAAAACTAT GCGCTATGTTGACTGGCGGATTCTTCCTGTCCTTGCATTGGTCTATTCATTTGCTTTGATTGACCGAATTAATATGGGTGCTGCCCAAACTGCCGGAATGGGTGTTGATCTG AAACTGTTGGTCCACAACAGGTTCAGCATTGTTAATTGCCTGTATTTTGTCCCATATACCATATT ACAACTTCCAGGAAATCTTGTGCTTCGGTATTTTGGAGTCCGTAATTGGTTAACATTCATTGTTCTGGCATGGGGTGCAGTCCAACTTGGTATGGGATTTGTCCACTCATGGGGCTACTTAGTATTGTGTCGTGTGTTACTGGGCATATTTGAG GCATCATTTTTCCCATCGCTTCTGTTCATCATATCTACCTG GTATACACGCCATGAAGTTCACGTCAG ACTTTCTATCTTTTATCTCCTTTCCGTCACAGCAGGTGGCCTCAGCCCCATCCTTGCATATGTTTTCAGTCTGCTaaaagggagaggaggactTGCAGGCTGGAGATACATTTTT ATCATTGAAGGAGCAATTACCATGTTTTTGGCTATAATCACTTGGCTATTCATCCCTGCCTTCCCTGACCAAAATACTTTCTTGACCGAAAAACAAACGGCCGTTGTGCTTAGGCGTATCGACGAAGATCGTGGAGACGCCATTCCAGACCCGATTACATTCCAGAAGGTTAGGAAGCACCTTTCTGATTGGACTTTGTGGGCATATG GCACAATGTTCCTGTGCGCAGCTATGCCTTCAT ATGCACAGTCTTATTTCCTGCCTTCGATTCTAAAAGGTATGGGATGGTCACAAACAAAAGCTTTGCTTTTG AGTGCCCCACCGTATGGGCCATCC ATTATTTCGACGATGATCGTTGCATATTACTCAGACAAACAGAAGCACCGTTGTGGATATATAGTATTGGGAACGATGGTGTGTCTCACAGGGCTGTGTTTAACTGCTTTTGCCAAACATAATGGCGTAAGATACTTTG GCACTTATTTGATTAACGCTGGAAATTCGGCCGCTATCCCGACCATCCTTGCCTAT GCCTCAAATAATGTCGTTTCACACTCGAAAAG ATCTGTTCAATCAGCGATGACGGTTTCCCTTggaggaattggaggaaTAATGGCAACCACTGTCTTCAGGACACAGGACGCTCCTCATTACTACCCAG GCCTTGGTGCGTCAATAGGATCTCAGGCATTACTGTTGACCCTTCTAGCCGCAACAACTCTGCGGTTCTTGTATCTTAACAAAGCTACGCGGGAAGGAAAACGAAAAGAACCGTTAGAAGGCCAGCCAGGCTTTTACTATACTTTGTGA